The window TAAAGCCTTAAGACCTGAACCACGAATAACTGGTGTGTTATCGCCATCAAATCCATATTTAGATAATAATTCACGAACTTCCATTTCAACAAGATCTTGCATATCTGGATCTGTCATGAAATCACATTTGTTTAAGAAAACAACGATTTTTGGAACACCAACTTGACGTGCTAATAAAATATGTTCTTTAGTTTGAGCCATAACCCCATCAGATGCAGCAATAACTAAAATTGCTCCATCCATTTGTGCTGCCCCTGTAATCATATTTTTTACATAATCGGCATGTCCTGGACAGTCAACGTGTGCATAGTGACGTGTTTTTGTTTCATATTCAACGTGAGAAGCGTTAATTGTAATACCACGTTCTCTTTCTTCTGGTGTTTTATCAACATCAGCATATGATTGTGCAATAGCTTGTCCTTTTTTGGCAAGTACAGTACTAATTGCAGCTGTTAAAGTAGTTTTACCATGGTCAACGTGGCCTATAGTACCAATGTTAACGTGAGGTTTTGTTCTTTCAAATTTAGCTTTAGCCATTTTAAATCTCCTTAAAAATTAATTTATTTTCTAAATAATTTTTGAATACATAATAAAAGGTATTATACCTTATAATTATAACATTTTAACTTTTTAGATTATTAATTAAATACTTTATTGTTAATTGTTAAAATAATTATTTTTTTGCACGTGCTACCATTACTTCTTCAGTAACAGACTTAGGTGCTTGTGCATAGTGACTGAATTGCATAATATATTGACCACGTCCTTGTGTATTTGAACGTAAATCCGTTGCATATCCAAACATTTCTGATAGCGGAACTTTAGCTTTAATAGCTTGTGCATTACCACGTTGTTCTTGTCCTTCAATTACACCACGACGTTTTGAAATATCGCCCATTACCGTCCCAAAATAATCATCAGGTGTAGTTACATCAACTGACATAATAGGTTCTAATAAAACTGGTTTGCATACTTTTGCTGCTTCTTTAAAAGCAAGAGATGCAGCAATTTTATAAGCCATACCAGATGAATCAACATCATGATATGAACCATCAAAAATAGTTGCTTTAACGTCAATTGTTTGATAACCAGCAATTGGCCCTGATGTTAATGCCTCAATCAAGCCGTTTTCAACTTCTTTAATATATTCTTTTGGTACTTTACCACCTACAATGTTGTCAACAAATTCAAATCCTTTATCATGATTAGGTTCAAATTTAATTCAGACATGCCCATATTGACCACGTCCACCAGATTGCTTAATATACTTACCTTCAGCATCAGCAACTTCAGTAAATGTCTCACGATAACTAACTTGAGGAGCACCTACATTAACTTGAACATTAAATTCACGACGCATACGATCAACCAAAACATCTAAATGTAATTCACCCATTCCAGCAATAATAGTTTGACCTGTTTCTTCATTTGTGTATGTTCTAAAAGTTGGATCTTCTTCAGCTAATTTAGATAAAGCTAAACTCATCTTTTCTTGATCTGCTTTAGTTTTTGGTTCAACAGATAAAGAAATAACAGGTTCTGCAAATACCATTTGTTCTAAAATAACTGGTTTTTTTTCATCACAAATTGTATCACCAGTAGTAGTGTCTTTTAATCCAATTACAGCACAAATATCACCAGCACTAATTGAATCAATCTCATCACGGTTGTTTGAATGCATTTTTACAAGACGAGAAATTCTTTCTTTTTTATCTTTTGTTGCATTGTAAATATAAGTACCTTTGTCAAGTTTACCACTATATACACGAATATATGTTAAACGTCCAACAAAAGGATCAGTTGCGACTTTGAAGGCAAGGGCAGCAAATGGTTCATTTGGATCATTATGATATTCAATTGGATTACCATGATCATCAACACCTTTAATTGGTGGAACATCAATTGG is drawn from Ureaplasma parvum serovar 3 str. ATCC 27815 and contains these coding sequences:
- the fusA gene encoding elongation factor G codes for the protein MSKELKLFRNFGIMAHIDAGKTTTSERILYHTGKNHKIGETHDGAATMDWMAQEKERGITITSAATYAKWKGHSLNLIDTPGHVDFTVEVERSLRVLDGAVAVLDGQNGVEPQTETVWRQATKYNVPRIVFVNKMDKTGADFYYSIETMKNRLGVKATAIQIPIGAEADFVGSIDLIEMKAYIYDGKADEEYKIEDIPADYLTKAQVMRSQMIDDVAVFDDEVMEKYLSGEELSHEDIKKCIRKGVISTELYPVLCGTAFKNKGVKKLLDAVVDFLPSPIDVPPIKGVDDHGNPIEYHNDPNEPFAALAFKVATDPFVGRLTYIRVYSGKLDKGTYIYNATKDKKERISRLVKMHSNNRDEIDSISAGDICAVIGLKDTTTGDTICDEKKPVILEQMVFAEPVISLSVEPKTKADQEKMSLALSKLAEEDPTFRTYTNEETGQTIIAGMGELHLDVLVDRMRREFNVQVNVGAPQVSYRETFTEVADAEGKYIKQSGGRGQYGHVWIKFEPNHDKGFEFVDNIVGGKVPKEYIKEVENGLIEALTSGPIAGYQTIDVKATIFDGSYHDVDSSGMAYKIAASLAFKEAAKVCKPVLLEPIMSVDVTTPDDYFGTVMGDISKRRGVIEGQEQRGNAQAIKAKVPLSEMFGYATDLRSNTQGRGQYIMQFSHYAQAPKSVTEEVMVARAKK